The Kluyveromyces marxianus DMKU3-1042 DNA, complete genome, chromosome 6 genome window below encodes:
- the DBP10 gene encoding ATP-dependent RNA helicase DBP10, which yields MVVSRKRTRTLEEVNSSDDEDAYDIAGDIALNVDSDEDDISGDESQEEGPIQDVIEFSSDEDENENENAHKNQKGKDKGKSKQAAKSSTLTANKKFPSLELSDNEGGKDDESDDDMNDYFNTTSEAASKHKKGSFASFGLSKLVLVNISKKGFRQPTPIQRKTIPLILQKRDIVGMARTGSGKTAAFVLPMIEKLKVHSAKIGVRAVILSPSRELALQTHRVFKEFSKGSDLRSVLLTGGDSLEDQFGMMMGNPDVVIATPGRFLHLKVEMNLDLKSVEYVVFDEADRLFEMGFQEQLNELLVAFPTNRQTLLFSATLPSSLVDFAKAGLTNPVLVRLDAETKISENLEMLFVSIKKDEREASLLYLLQEAIKIPVATDEEIRKLRQQNELDSDSDDSDSEKKKKAKKSKKLKRRLPSANEMPSEKATIVFVPTRHHVEYVTTLLKNCGYLVSYIYGTLNQHARKQQLYNFRAGLTSILVVTDVAARGVDIPLLANVINYSLPGSSKIFVHRVGRTARAGNRGWAFSIVSENELAYLLDLELFLGKKILLTPMYEASCQLLKKKAESEGNFNFTNPKISYTTRMVLGSCPRQELDNMGELYNNMLKSDFDLKTMKGVAMKAEKLYFRTRTPASAESVKRSKEIMRSGWDEQNLYFGKNAEKEKLEFLAKLQNRAKKETVFEFAGNQDDEMSLLMKKRRKQIAPIQRRAKERQELLEKERIAGLRHSIEDEILKGEENEVGYSVSDEVLKEFEDADALLQEQENNKKAKKKSFRDPTFYLSHFAPANEIQDKQLQISSGFTNDASNAAFDLGGDDKVQVHKQTATVKWDKKRKKYVNTQGLDNKKYIIGESGQKIPASFRSGKFQEWSKARKIAPLKVGARESTIPSNLLADPTSSSTERTVRGKFKHKMQKAPKLPDKHRDDYAIQKKKVEAALERGVRVKGYNGPGVKPELKSVDEIRKLREIKEKKKQKNARPSKKRKF from the coding sequence ATGGTTGTATCAAGGAAAAGAACTCGTACTCTAGAGGAAGTGAACTCttctgatgatgaggatgcTTACGATATTGCAGGTGATATCGCATTAAATGTTGACagcgatgaagatgatatttcTGGGGATGAGAGTCAAGAGGAAGGTCCAATACAAGATGTCATTGAGTTTTCaagtgatgaagatgagaatgagaatgagaatGCTCATAAGAAtcagaaaggaaaggatAAGGGTAAATCCAAGCAAGCAGCAAAGAGTTCTACTTTAACTGCTAATAAAAAGTTCCCAAGTCTCGAGCTTTCAGATAATGAAGGCGGGAAAGATGACGAGTCCGATGATGATATGAACGATTATTTCAATACTACATCAGAGGCCGCTTCCAAACATAAGAAGGGTTCATTTGCCAGTTTTGGTCTATCTAAGCTAGTTCTAGTgaatatttcaaagaaggGATTCAGACAACCCACTCcaattcaaagaaagactATTCCTCTAATTTTGCAGAAACGTGATATCGTGGGTATGGCACGTACTGGTTCTGGTAAGACAGCAGCATTTGTATTACCAatgattgaaaagttgaaggTGCACTCGGCCAAGATTGGTGTAAGAGCAGTTATTTTATCACCCTCAAGAGAACTAGCGCTCCAAACCCACAGggttttcaaagaattttcCAAAGGCTCTGATTTACGTTCTGTGTTACTTACCGGTGGTGACTCCTTAGAAGATCAGTTTGGTATGATGATGGGTAACCCAGATGTTGTTATTGCTACTCCAGGTAGATTTTTGCATTTGAAAGTCGAAATGAATCTCGATTTGAAATCCGTCGAATACGTTGTTTTCGATGAAGCCGATAGATTGTTTGAAATGGGTTTCCAAGAGCAATTAAACGAATTACTTGTCGCTTTCCCAACTAACAGGCAGACTTTACTCTTCTCTGCGACGTTGCCATCTTCATTGGTTGATTTTGCAAAGGCTGGTTTAACTAACCCTGTACTAGTTAGACTTGATGCTGAAACAAAGATCTCAGAAAACTTGGAAATGCTATTTGTGTCCATTAAGAAGGACGAAAGAGAAGCCAGTTTACTCTACCTATTACAAGAGGCTATAAAAATTCCGGTTGCaacagatgaagaaataaggAAGCTCAGACAACAAAACGAACTTGATTCTGATAGTGACGACAGTGActcagaaaagaaaaagaaagctAAGAAAAGTAAGAAGTTAAAGAGGCGACTACCTAGTGCGAACGAAATGCCCTCCGAAAAAGCTAccattgtttttgttcctaCAAGGCATCATGTTGAATACGTGACTActcttttgaagaattgtGGTTACTTAGTCTCTTACATCTATGGTACTTTGAATCAACACGCCCGTAAGCAACAACTCTATAATTTCAGAGCAGGTCTAACTTCAATCTTGGTTGTTACAGATGTGGCTGCTAGAGGTGTTGATATTCCGCTATTGGCTAATGTCATTAACTACTCTTTACCAGGATCTTCTAAAATTTTTGTTCATCGTGTTGGTAGAACCGCAAGAGCTGGTAATAGAGGTTGGGCATTCTCCATCGTATCTGAAAATGAATTGGCTTATCTTTTGGATCTTGAATTATTCTTAGGTAAGAAGATTCTACTCACTCCAATGTATGAGGCATCATGCCAATtgctaaagaaaaaggctGAGTCTGAAGGTAATTTCAACTTCACAAACCCAAAGATTTCCTACACAACTAGAATGGTACTTGGGTCTTGTCCACGTCAAGAGCTTGATAATATGGGTGAACTATATAACAATATGCTCAAATCTGACTTTGACCTAAAAACTATGAAAGGTGTAGCAATGAAGGCTGAAAAGTTATACTTTAGAACTAGAACACCAGCATCTGCAGAGTCTGTCAAAAGATCAAAGGAGATTATGAGATCAGGGTGGGATGAGCAAAATCTATACTTTGGTAAGAATGctgagaaggaaaagcttGAATTCTTGGCTAAGTTACAAAACAgagcaaagaaagagactgTCTTTGAATTTGCTGGTAATCAAGATGATGAGATGTCCCTTCtaatgaaaaagagaaggaaacaAATTGCACcaattcaaagaagagctaaagaaagacaagaacttttggagaaagaaagaattgcaGGTTTAAGACATAgtattgaagatgaaattCTAAAGGGGGAAGAGAACGAAGTTGGTTACTCTGTTTCTGATGAAGTTTTAAAGGAATTCGAGGATGCAGatgctcttcttcaagaacaagaaaacaacaagaaggcaaagaagaagagtttcaGAGATCCAACTTTCTACTTGTCTCATTTCGCGCCAGCAAATGAAATTCAAGATAAACAGTTGCAAATATCAAGCGGTTTCACAAACGATGCCTCTAATGCGGCCTTCGATTTGGGAGGTGATGATAAGGTGCAAGTTCATAAGCAAACCGCAACTGTAAAATGGGACAAAAAGCGTAAGAAGTACGTTAATACTCAAGGGTTGGACAACAAGAAGTATATTATCGGAGAAAGTGGTCAAAAGATTCCTGCAAGTTTCAGATCTGGTAAGTTCCAAGAATGGTCAAAAGCAAGGAAAATTGCACCACTCAAGGTTGGTGCGAGAGAATCTACTATACCATCTAACCTACTTGCAGACCCAACAAGTTCCTCGACTGAACGTACCGTCAGAGGTAAGTTCAAGCACAAAATGCAAAAAGCACCAAAACTACCAGACAAACATAGGGATGATTATGctattcaaaagaaaaaggtgGAGGCTGCTTTGGAAAGAGGTGTTAGAGTTAAGGGTTACAATGGTCCTGGTGTAAAGCCCGAGTTGAAGTCTGTCGATGAAATTAGAAAGCTAAgagaaatcaaagaaaagaaaaaacagaagaacGCTCGTCCATctaaaaagagaaaattcTAA